Genomic window (Muntiacus reevesi chromosome X, mMunRee1.1, whole genome shotgun sequence):
AGCCCTCGCCGCCGGCCGCACTTCCCGCCCTCGCCTGGATCTGCATCGCCACCGCCCTCGCTGCAGCGCGCCGCCCCCCGCTCCGCTTGCCCGCCCGCCTCTCCTCGCCAGGCTCGCCAGCCCTGTGCGTCCCACGCCCGCAGCTCTGTCTTCCCACGCCGCCACCCGCCCGCCGCCCGGCATGGCCCCGCTGCAACCAGGTAGCAGGAAACGGGAAGCGCCCGCGCCCCAGGAGGCCGCCGCGGGCTCGTCGTCTCAGGGCTCCGCGCGGGTGGACGGGCACGGACCGCTGCCGCTCAAGAAGCCCAGGCGGCCGGCGGCGCAGCGCTCGCTGGTGAACTACCTGAAGGGGCGCGAGGTGGGCGCGCCGGGCCGCGCTGGGTTCCCGGGCTTCGATAGCGAGCTGCGTGGCTTGGCGGTGCGGAAGCTGCCAGAGCTGCTGCGGGAGCGCGAGCTGTCCTTGGGCACCGTCGACAAGGTGTTCGCGTCGCAGTGGCTGAACGCCAAGCAGGTGGTGTGCGGTACGAAGTGCAACACGCTCTTCGTGGTGAACGTGCAGTCGGGCCACAGAACGCGCATCCCCCTCATGCGGGATCGTCGGCCTCCGCCGGTCCACGCCCAGCCGGGCTGCGGCATCCATGCCGTCCAGCTGAATCCCTCCAAGACACTGCTGGCCACCGGGGGCGAGAACCCCAACAGTCTGGCCATCTACCGGTTGCCAACGCTGGACCCCACGTGCCTGGGCGACCGCCATGGCCACAAGGACTGGATCTTCGCCCTCGCCTGGATGAGCGACACGGTGGTGGTGAGCGGCTCCCGCGACGGCACCTTGGGCGTCTGGAAGATAGACCCCGACGTATTCCGGAGCGGCATTGGCTGGCACAGTGCCGCAGGGCTCCCCGTGTTTGCCCACATCCGTCCCGCGGAAGTGGAGGATGTCCCCAGGGCCGGAACCAACCCAGGTAACTGCAAGGTGCGGGCCGTGGCCTTCAGTGCCCAGAGGCAGGAGCTGGGAGCCGTGACCATGGATGGCTACTTCCACCTGTGGAAAGCCCGGAATACCCTGGCCAGGCTGCTGTCCATCAGGCTGCCTTACTGCCGAGAGAATGTGTGCCTGACCTACTGCGATGAGTTGTCCCTGTACGCGGTGGGCTCCCAGTCGCATGTCTCTTTCCTGGATCTGCGCCAGGGTCACCAGAGCGTCCGGCACCTGTGCTCCCGCGAGGGCGGCACGGGTGTGCGCTCGCTGAGCTTCTATGAGCACATCATCACCGTGGGCACCGGCCACGGCTCTCTGCTCTTCTACGACGTCCGTGCGCAGAGGTTCCTGGAGGAGAAGATCTCGGTCAGCCCGTACTCCTCTCCGCGGTCCACAGGGAGGAGACTCAGGCTGATTTGTGGCAGAGGCTGGCTCAGCCAAGATGACCTGCAGATGAACTACTTCGGTGCCTTCGGCGAGTTGCCCAATGCGCTCTACACCCACTGCTACAACTGGCCGGAGATGAAGCTCTTCGTCGGTGGCGGCCCTCTCCCTTCGGGCCTCCGTGGGAACTATGCAGGCCTCTGGAGCTAAGGATGGCCGCCCTGTCCTCAAAGTGCCCAGATTTACCTTCCAGTCGGCTcccacttttctcctttgctctgcGTTTGTGCTTTTGACtctggcttttatctttcagatGAAAAAGATGCAGCTTACCTCTGCTTAGCATATTAGGCGAAGAGAGATGACCACCTAGAGATTGAGTTACCCTTCAGTCAGTCAAAATTTGGCTTTAATACTTTTATACACCTGTCCAATAGTGTCGTTTtgagttataaaaaaaaatgttgactaATTCCTAGTTTTGTTCACTGTTTGAGTCATTTACGTATTCTCTCGTTTCAATGCTTGGCAGTCATGGCTTTAcaattctgaatattttctttttcattttttgttaccAGTATTATGATAATACTGTTTTGGTTGTttttcattgcagacagatggcATATtgagagtatttttttaaaataagagtttgTACATGTATTCTGGAAATACATGTAATTCTGGCTATAGTATTATAGTGTTGTTCCAGTGGGAAGGTACATGTCAGTTTCTAGATTACCAGGTTTTGGAAGCATTCCATTTGCAAATTGTAATCTTCATGTTTGTAGTTTGTAAGTTGTTGGTGCTAAACATGCTGTTTAAAATCACGTTGAAAACAAGGTTGTCATACAATCTTGGGTTTTTTGGTACCAAAATCTCAATTGGTCAGAACACTTTAGGAATGCAAAGGTTCTGCTGATTGACAGTTCAGAATTAATGTAAAAACCTATTTTCTCTTTAAGTTTTCCTGACCTGTTGTTAAATAGATAacggaatatatattttttcacttcttgCCTTAGTAGTATTAACACTTGTGAGTATATTtgaatgtttgttgtttaaggtACTTGCACAGAGTTTCAGTGCCATCATCCAAAGCGGATTCCATGTATGAAAATGTAGACTGTATTGCAGGCTGGGTAGAATGTATACTGATCCTGATCCAGGGTATAGAAttggatttttttgcttttgctgttttCAATACCAAATACTATACTTGAACATGCTTTAAAATTTGTAATTCTGCTTAACACAGTCATAGAAAAAAActgcaaagaaggaaaatgaacccAGTCCCTACTTCTGAAAAAGATTGTTAGTTTGTAAAGttaaatttgttgagattttgTTTTGTCAGTTTCAAAGATTCTTATCTAAAGTagaataaatattgttaaaaagtTGTGATGTTATGACTCTCAATATAGTAATCCGCGATTATCAAGGATACAGAATGTTTATTTCAAGATGGGCcagaaaggaaaagtaaatgGCATTAGGTTGAAGAAAAGTACTTTGGAGCATAGACAAATACAAAACATGGTTTGTTAGGAAAACAGATTGTACTTCTCCATATGTGAGAATACTGGAAGTGAGAAAAGAGACTGGCCCTTCCTCACAACTGGCCAGGTTGTGCTGATCTTGCATTAGTGTTGTGGCATGTctgtttttccttaaatgtttcgGCAGTCACGTGTTCCCCTTGGTGTCCACAACATGCTGTTCAATTGAAAATCTGAACCAATTGAGTAATATAATGAGTGATTCTaaaagtaagtttaaaaataCAGGGGGGTTAAGCAGTTTTTGTTTACAAAGATTATATTAACAGGATTGTATAGTtgttatattggagaaggaaatggcaacccacttgtactcttgcctgggaaattgcatggatggaggagcctggtaggttacagttcatggggttgcaaagagtcagacacgactgagcgacttcactttctttctttctatagttccttttggagaaggaaatggcaacctattccagtgttcttgcctggagaatcccatggacagaggggcctagtgggctacagtgtatggggttgcaaagcgtcgtacacaactaagcaactaacacacacatagttgttatatgagcttcccaggtgacactagtggtgaaGAGCTAACTTGCctttgcaggagatgtaagagacatggatttgatccctgggttgggaagatcccctggagaaggaaacccactccagtattgttgcctgaagaatcccatggacagaggagcctggagggctaaagtccatggggttgcaaagaagcgAATTAGCATAGTTGTGTAGCAACAAAATGTATTTGTATGCCTTTACGTGTCTCCATCTCAGTTGTAAATGTCTTAAGGGCAGAGAATATAACTGTCTTTGTATTCTAACATTTCTCCACTAATGCCTAGTAAAATCTTAggcaatcagtaaatatttactgaatgaatgtaCTTGCCTCTAGAAACCTAAAGTCCAATgcataaatacataaaactttGACTGTTAAATAGTATGGAATCCTGTTGTATTTTCCTGTCTTTTTACCATAAGTGAAGGTCACtccatcttgtctgactctgcgacgctGTGGAGTatatattccatggaattctccaggccagaatactggagtgggtaggtgttcccttctccaggggatcttcccaacccaggaatcaaacccagtctcttgcattgctggcggattctttacaagcgccgccccccccccccccgcccccgcttttttttttttttttagccataaCATTTGCCCTAGTTCATTTCTAGGTCAGACCATGGTGCTTATCCATTCATAAGCTTTCCATGTGATACCagaatataaaggaaaatgtatacattttagaTGCCATTGGAATTTAGTATTTTCACCTGCAGATACTTATATttgaagatttatttaaaatactttgcttTTTACAAAATTAAGTTTTGAAAGATCTTTTTGTAGGCAGtttatgtttttactttatgtgtgtatatttactaAAAACTTCTTTAGATATTACTCAAAAACTTCACTCAAGTATTCACTGCCTGTCTTCTTGTAGGTTATAGGGTACTGTTATGGTTCTTCGTCATTGTTTGGGGACATTGGGAGAACAATTTTAGGGGAAATGACACTTtctatgtgaggtgatattttaaacaaatagaaGGAACATCTCCCAATTTTTTCCCCTTGCTTAGCCCTTAACTTCATCACTGACTCACTCAGTGTTCTCATGACTTAGGGTGTTATCTCCTTCATGTCAGATCACATGGctagtccttaaaaaactagatatCCTAACTAGATAGCCTAACTGTATTTATATTAGTAGaagtttaattattttgaaatattttctagttcTGGGTAAATGCAATTTATGGGAGTACATTTAACTGTGTAACCTATGAGggtgaaataattgaaaaagcaacCATGCCAGCATTTCAagaaacacatacatacaattcTCTTAAAACAAGGGAGTACATGGCTGTAAGTACAAATTACCTAtcactgttgcctggaaaacatTAGCTAACTTATAACAATGCATAAAAAAGGTTAATTCCATTTATCCCTAACTACATGTTCCTCCCCAAGCTTGTTGCCAACTCAAAAATATGTGTTCCTCCCCTTTAATCTCTAGATGAGataatttctaaattttgtttaaaacgGAGAGAGAATTTACTAATCAAGGATATCCACTGAAATAAATTGAGATGACTACTCTGGAAAAAATTCATCTGTTAAGTACACTGTAGCTtaaatgataaacaaaatcaaattcTCTGAAGGTTGATTTTTTATCTGACTGTACTGCGTGTTGAACAAGTTGTCAAAATTTTCCCATTAATTGCTAATTTAGAGTGATATTAGAAAGCAATTCACAAAGccacccccccccctccccggaTGTTTTACTGACAGCTTCCTAATTTCTACAAGTCTTGGGTAACCCAACTGTATTAAACATGTCACTATATGAGCTGCTCAGGGATGCAGTTCAGTGAGAACAACATGTACTTAAGTGaaagctgctgctaagttgcttcagtcatgtccgactgtgcgaccccatagacggcagcccaccaggttcctccatccctggggtttgccaggcaagaacactggagtgggtttggcttgccatttccttctccaatgcatgcatgcatgctaagtctcttcagttgtgtctgactctatgcgaccctgtggacagcagcccaccaggctcctctgtacacaggattctctaggcaagaatactggagtgggttgccatttcctcctccacttaAGTGAAAGAAAGCCCACATAGTCCGTAGGTGTTTAAGGGATGCTATTTTAAGAGCTGCTGAAAAGGGTTGCCTGAAAGTGTTTCCCCTTCTTGGCCGGCTGCAAACCCAGAAACATTGAGCATTGGAGGGTGGCATCATTAAAGGACAGTGTGTTTACAGGAAGTTGCCATGACCCTCAAGTCTCAACTCAGACCTACTGAAACAGTTTACTTCCAAAAACACCATTTTATTTGAGTGTTTTCAAATTAATCCATTCAGACACAAAAATGAGAGCAACAACGAAACAGGCCATCTGCCATAAAGGTTGATGATATAGCTGAGGTGAAAGATACCTGATTTACTAGTTGTAAAAATTCACTAATGACAAGAAAAGCTAGAGTATTAAGGATATTTACTAAGTACAAtgataaaatgggaagaataagaGTGAATTCTGCTAGAAAGGACATGAGGAGCTCCCAGAAGATTCAATACTAGAGCTGggtctggaaaataaaataacagtggAGAGGGAATATTGGTTTGAAAGTATATTGTGAGTGCCTGGAATGTACAAACATACTAGAATGTTACAGTTTGACCTGGTACAATTTGAAATGTGTGTGGAGTTTCTAGACAGGAATGTCCGGTTGTTAGTTAGAAATACAGTTCTGAAGCTCATAAGAGAAGTTAGGACTAGAGATAGAGATGTGAGAATCATCACTATAGAAATGGTACTTGAAAGAGACTGAGGGGTGTAGGATCTCAGAAGTTGGAATGATTCTCATTCCAAAacttacctatatatatatagatgtgcAGACCTATATGCTTTACTACATGCCTggtgggcttcccggtggcttagtggtaaggaatccacctgccagtgcaagagatgtgagttcaatcccttgctcaggaagatagcctggagtaggaaatggaaacccactctaggattcttgcctggaaaatcccatgggcagaggagcctagtgggctacagtccatggggtcacagagtcaaacacgactaattgtgtacacatgcacacacacacacacacactcacacagatgtCTGGCGCGTAGTAGGCAATTAATGACTTGTAAATGGATGGCCAATGAATGTATGTTTTGTGGATAGTAAACACTACTTAGTGCCCCCCCCCCAAAGTAACATTTCATCATTTCACTTGGTAatgatcaatttttaaatttccttagtGCAATCATATTGACCAAAGATGATCAGGGATATCTACCAAAGGTTGCTgttttaagtaaagaaaaatcTATATTTCGGTTAGATGTTTTTATATCCTTTCTAGAATATAGGTCATTCTACAGTTGGGCAAGAAGAAAGCTAAATATTGATGATACTTGCCGTCCaaatgacatttttgtttttccattttggaGGTACAGTTCACTGAAGCAAACACATTGATGATGTCAATGAGAGTAATGGTGCTATTTTCACCTTTTCTAATGCCATTATTGTGCCATTCTCTGTTTCAACCTAAGCCATTAATGTTTCATGTTGATTAAATTTTAACATCTAAATTGCCCTTTTATGTTACGCACAAATGATAAAATTGAATGTTCCAGTCAGAGGGCAGCAACTTTAGTTTCCTCTAAGCTCCTAGTAAATTCATCAAATAATATCCCCCAACACCTTAGATAAGGCTTATTGTTGTTCCTCCTTCCTTACTAACCCAGAGATACAGGAttgtgtgatttttgtttttgaattatgCCATGTATGACTAAAAGTAGACCCTGTTTTACACAATAGATGGCATTCCTGGACTTATATACAtgaagcacatttttaaaaatagaatcatatatTCCCTCATTGATTTACATTATAATTGTAGAAGTGTCATCTTGATTATGGATTGATTTCCAATTGACAGTGGTTTCTAACATGTTGCCACTGCCTCCACCTCTGAGACAAGTACTTTAAGTCCTCAAATAAAAGCTAAGTGATGTAATAGAACCCCCTTTTTCAAAGAATATTAAAGCATACTTTCAGAATGTGATAAATTAAGTCTTATTTCATTTGTGTAGAAAATAGGGTTTCTTAAAATAGGACATCCTGTAATTTGATTTGCTCTATACATTTATCACCAGCCAGAGAAAATTCTGCAACATCTTTATATGTTGTGCCtaacagctttctttctttttctctggtctTTCTTTATGGATATTGCCCTAAGCAAAGGTGTTTGGCTTATGGAAACTCCCAGGGGATGATACACAATGCTTTGTTTTTCCTCACTActttaaccttttaaaaactttgggtatttaagtcagttttttaaaagatggctTCAGCAGCATCATGCGAAGACTGACTGTGGCTGCAGAAATAATAATGTTTCCTTGGTTGTCTTCTTAATGATCAGggcttatttaaaattaatttttttccactgtGGTAAAACACAACATACAATTTATCATCTTacacatttttaagtgtacagttcagtactGTTAAGTATATTTGCATTGTGCAACTAATCTCCAGGACTTtgacatcttgcaaaactgaagctcTACACATACTAAACAAAACTTTTCCATGCCTACCTCCCCACCAACTCCTGGCAACTgccattctactttctttctcaGTTTGACCATTCTATAAGTTTTAACTattctcatgtaagtggaatcaaacaatatttaccttttttgtagctaacttatttcacttaatataatttccttgaggttcatccatgttgtatcatgTCAACACCTTCTTCCTTTTAAACACTAAATAGCACTCCATTGTCTGTATATACTACGTTGTACTTATCCatccatttgttgatggacactggaTGgactcttggctgttgtgaataatgctgctatgaacataagtCTGCGTATACCTCTTCTGGACTCTGCTTTCATCTATTTTGGATAGATACCAAAAATGCAAATGCTGAATCTTATGGTAATCCTGTTTTTGATTTCTGCTTTCCATAGTAGct
Coding sequences:
- the LOC136154063 gene encoding DDB1- and CUL4-associated factor 12-like protein 2, whose translation is MAPLQPGSRKREAPAPQEAAAGSSSQGSARVDGHGPLPLKKPRRPAAQRSLVNYLKGREVGAPGRAGFPGFDSELRGLAVRKLPELLRERELSLGTVDKVFASQWLNAKQVVCGTKCNTLFVVNVQSGHRTRIPLMRDRRPPPVHAQPGCGIHAVQLNPSKTLLATGGENPNSLAIYRLPTLDPTCLGDRHGHKDWIFALAWMSDTVVVSGSRDGTLGVWKIDPDVFRSGIGWHSAAGLPVFAHIRPAEVEDVPRAGTNPGNCKVRAVAFSAQRQELGAVTMDGYFHLWKARNTLARLLSIRLPYCRENVCLTYCDELSLYAVGSQSHVSFLDLRQGHQSVRHLCSREGGTGVRSLSFYEHIITVGTGHGSLLFYDVRAQRFLEEKISVSPYSSPRSTGRRLRLICGRGWLSQDDLQMNYFGAFGELPNALYTHCYNWPEMKLFVGGGPLPSGLRGNYAGLWS